In Bacteroidota bacterium, a single window of DNA contains:
- a CDS encoding putative Ig domain-containing protein: protein MVLTSTLYRRFRTPNLLNLICLRRCGFVVLFLLTAAFHGQSQNILSPETGATNQNYSQVVLQWADTTHSYRVLIGTDSLSWGIVDTVVSGSYLVITKLSPSTTYFWKLQTIGDTSNVSSQTSWFTTGHYLTFQNFKFIPAIDSINFVSELSSQTITFTDSIDIGKTALVLCDVWASAADSNVVNIVTMLDVARKHNIPVFLFNHNGPLYPTVVLKPWDINANISAIPDTMLSQKGYTTLLYAGGDASECILFTRPISINTLTLKVPNTYKIVGIKDCIISWSQLAYNWGINAIETKYQTTLMATLAAALGDTVNTLIVQRPSLLATINTDSAFGTVLNPSQTALVVVNAWNYFPNAGWLARIRNNNRNNIAPLIKWARSIGIRVYHAANGQPIDSSCLPLGNELVVNDKNSLYSYIRGTGVKKIIFCGNLINTANVFAPMDAWGMTKYPTGFNNVPGFFSSRLLSDCFTVFETPGTLATETNKYIYLERSSTEPYDTMYLVSSLATLTRNIPLKIISTPLFVAHEDSVYRDTVVSQSAFLDSTLRYTFIVKPSWLKINNLSGIIYGTPGAANVGDTTVMIQVRNGAGRVTTQSYTLTVLQTNHNPKIITAADSTATEDSPYKYRVIAVDKDTALYGDVIRYRLSIKPSWLTIDSVAGLVTGLPSGINARDTVVAIQAYDNKGGAGTQQFTLHVVHVNHVPKILSQPVTIAKQDSLYRYRMYATDQDSALWGDRLTYMLQVYPYWLTADSVTGIVSGTPHALNVGDTVVTVQVSDGKGGTATQSYPLHVAHTNHSPVIKTGSLPPAVEDTLYQTRVYASDQDSALFGDVVHYKLSLRPVWLKIDSVSGIITGTASGINAQDTTVTATAYDGKGGSSSQSYAIHVVHTNHAPVIVSIAVTHAAEDTLYRYAVWGSDQDSALFGDRVHYHLTTRPSWITIDSVLGLISGTPHAQNVGDTVVTVQVSDGKGGTATQSYPLTITHTNHPPVIMQLPDTLAREDTLYQSKVWATDQDSALYGDRVHYALLNKPSWITIDSVLGKLSGTPIGASAVDTILNLQAYDGKGGLATKRMTLHVLRVNHPPVILSTALTIAQEDSVYKYKVTAADQDTVVGDSISYSLIAHPSWLTFNAVTHCFSGTPRAVDVGDTLFSFKLTDRLGAFATQTDTLHVHHTNHTPQFVGTVTDTTVVEDQSYRASVWATDQDSALFGDKVHYRLLKPAWMAIDSTTGIFGGTPHVQNVFDSAVVLQAYDNHGGMAQQQYTLHITRINHSPTLSSSPVFTAHEDTLYRYQVVAYDPDTLIGQVLAYTLTQKPSWLSVSSGGLVSGIPRGINVGDTTVTVKVSDGNGGVVNQSYHLAVIHTNHNPYFVSAIDSMATEDSLYLYAATARDQDSALFGDKVHYKLITKPSWIAIDSVTGLLSGIPSGKNVRDTVVCILAYDNSGGTATQQFILRVTHVNHPPQFDIFPADSAVEDSMYYTVAGATDQDSLLWGDIDSFGILQSPSWLVIDSVKGIIHGIPRLVRSSSSLASQTVNARVQQILDKTKTIKHYAAKPKTKRAQILGIAGTNIYLDFPVTIAVWDTRGGASEYSYDLTVRHTNHPPGFFVFPDSTAVEDSLYTTVVRASDIDSAMFGDIVHYRFVSKPPWISIDSVTGIITGTPHGPDLVDTTKIIAQAYDGKGGVTSYQYGVHIRHVNHPPVFVSPPVTNGVEDSLYVYRASAIDSDSLLWGDRVSYAVVTAPSFLSIDSTSGIIAGIPALVLDSLAMKSGKASTGKQSRGGVMHTSVVKFIPAVSRAAKKSVAGARAVMDSSQYRTFPVSISASDGKGGIALQSFTLAVLHTDHAPVFTSAPDSVATEDSLYRYQYSVYDRDAALFGDTMTVTTTIRPSWLHHDSVQHVLTGIPYGRLAADTIVELVVADNHGLSTTQHFIVHVANVNHPPQILSAPDTIALADSMYRYVVTAVDSDAIFGRDSISYKELFGPQWLHMKNDTLIGLPVNANAGDSMVAILVSDKHGSTVQQVWKIAVLPMVLPPTAFQLVNTFHADSLTINYGKALTLNWQPSHGHDPGDTVRYALKLWGGRIDTTISGIADTVFSSSSMMKKLLPRTHYAWTVSAAVNGRTAVWSKDTVQFFTSGSIVYAEGQASQIPQDYVLYQNYPNPFNPSTTIRYGIPELSNVSVKVYNILGQVVATLVHEVQQPQFYEYRWNPNHAASGVYIVVINAQSLISPTKTYRSIKKALYVK from the coding sequence ATGGTATTGACGTCTACACTATACCGGCGCTTCAGGACACCCAATCTGCTCAACCTCATTTGTTTGAGGAGGTGCGGGTTTGTTGTCCTGTTCCTTCTGACCGCTGCATTTCACGGCCAGAGCCAGAACATTCTTTCGCCAGAAACCGGCGCCACGAATCAGAACTACAGCCAAGTCGTTCTTCAGTGGGCCGATACGACCCATTCGTACAGAGTTCTGATAGGAACCGATTCGCTGTCGTGGGGCATTGTGGATACCGTTGTGAGCGGTTCCTATCTGGTCATCACAAAGCTGTCGCCATCAACGACGTATTTTTGGAAACTCCAGACGATTGGCGATACCAGCAATGTCTCAAGTCAAACCTCCTGGTTCACCACAGGACACTACTTAACATTTCAGAATTTTAAGTTCATTCCCGCCATCGATTCCATCAACTTCGTCTCAGAGTTGTCTTCGCAGACCATTACGTTCACTGATTCCATCGATATTGGAAAAACGGCATTAGTGCTGTGTGACGTCTGGGCGTCGGCAGCTGACAGCAACGTCGTTAACATCGTCACAATGCTCGATGTGGCTCGAAAACATAATATTCCAGTTTTTCTTTTCAACCATAACGGACCCCTCTACCCTACCGTTGTGCTGAAGCCGTGGGATATCAATGCAAACATCTCCGCGATTCCCGATACCATGTTGAGCCAGAAAGGATATACGACGCTGTTATACGCAGGCGGGGACGCATCGGAATGTATTCTCTTTACGCGACCGATCAGCATCAATACCCTTACACTCAAAGTCCCCAACACGTACAAGATTGTCGGAATAAAAGACTGCATAATAAGTTGGTCGCAGCTTGCGTATAATTGGGGTATCAACGCTATCGAAACGAAGTATCAAACGACCTTGATGGCGACCTTGGCGGCGGCGCTCGGCGATACAGTTAATACGCTGATCGTACAGCGGCCCTCACTTCTAGCAACCATTAACACTGACTCCGCGTTTGGCACGGTTCTGAACCCTTCCCAAACGGCATTGGTTGTTGTCAATGCATGGAATTATTTCCCGAATGCGGGGTGGCTGGCGCGAATTCGGAACAATAACCGAAACAACATTGCCCCGTTGATTAAATGGGCCAGGAGTATCGGCATTAGGGTTTATCATGCTGCGAACGGGCAGCCGATAGATTCATCGTGCCTACCTCTCGGGAACGAATTGGTCGTGAACGATAAGAATTCGCTATACTCGTACATCAGGGGCACCGGAGTAAAGAAGATCATTTTTTGCGGGAACCTGATTAACACGGCAAATGTCTTCGCTCCGATGGATGCGTGGGGAATGACGAAATATCCCACAGGCTTTAACAATGTTCCTGGTTTCTTTTCATCCCGGCTTTTAAGCGATTGTTTTACCGTTTTTGAAACACCGGGCACCCTAGCGACCGAAACGAATAAATACATTTATCTTGAACGGTCTTCGACTGAGCCGTATGATACAATGTACCTGGTCTCAAGTCTCGCGACGCTGACAAGAAACATTCCTCTCAAAATTATTTCGACCCCCTTGTTTGTCGCCCATGAGGATTCTGTCTACAGAGATACGGTAGTCTCTCAAAGCGCATTTTTGGACAGTACGCTGAGATATACATTCATTGTGAAACCGAGCTGGTTGAAAATTAACAACTTGAGCGGCATCATTTACGGAACGCCCGGCGCTGCAAACGTTGGTGATACAACGGTCATGATACAGGTCCGCAACGGCGCAGGCCGGGTTACGACTCAATCGTACACTCTGACCGTTCTGCAGACAAATCACAATCCGAAGATCATTACGGCAGCTGATTCAACGGCGACAGAGGATTCGCCGTACAAATACAGAGTTATTGCCGTAGACAAGGATACCGCCCTTTATGGGGATGTGATTCGCTATCGTTTGTCCATTAAGCCGAGCTGGCTGACAATTGACAGTGTTGCAGGATTAGTTACGGGACTCCCTTCCGGGATCAATGCCCGCGATACAGTGGTAGCAATCCAGGCGTACGATAACAAAGGGGGTGCAGGAACTCAGCAATTCACCCTGCACGTCGTGCACGTCAATCATGTTCCAAAAATCCTTTCTCAGCCTGTAACGATCGCGAAACAAGATTCTCTTTATCGATACCGCATGTATGCAACGGATCAGGACAGTGCACTATGGGGAGACCGCTTGACCTATATGTTGCAAGTTTATCCGTACTGGTTAACAGCGGATTCGGTAACGGGGATTGTCAGCGGAACGCCGCATGCGCTGAATGTTGGAGATACTGTTGTGACCGTGCAAGTGAGCGACGGGAAAGGGGGGACGGCGACGCAGAGTTATCCGCTTCACGTGGCGCATACGAACCATTCGCCAGTGATAAAGACGGGAAGTCTTCCGCCAGCGGTAGAAGACACGCTTTATCAAACGAGGGTCTACGCGAGCGACCAGGACAGCGCGTTGTTCGGCGACGTCGTCCATTACAAATTATCACTAAGGCCGGTGTGGCTGAAGATCGACAGTGTGAGCGGAATCATCACGGGGACTGCGAGCGGGATCAATGCCCAGGATACGACCGTGACGGCAACAGCGTATGACGGAAAGGGTGGAAGCTCAAGCCAGAGTTATGCGATTCATGTTGTCCATACGAATCACGCGCCGGTGATCGTGAGCATAGCGGTGACGCATGCGGCAGAAGACACGCTTTACCGGTATGCGGTGTGGGGATCGGATCAGGATAGTGCGTTGTTCGGCGACCGTGTACATTACCATCTGACGACACGGCCGAGCTGGATCACGATCGATAGCGTGTTAGGATTAATCAGCGGAACGCCGCATGCGCAGAATGTTGGAGATACTGTTGTGACCGTGCAAGTGAGCGACGGGAAAGGAGGGACAGCAACGCAGAGTTATCCGCTTACGATCACACATACGAATCATCCACCTGTAATTATGCAGTTGCCCGACACCCTCGCGAGAGAAGACACTTTGTATCAATCTAAGGTTTGGGCGACGGATCAAGACAGCGCATTGTACGGTGACAGAGTCCATTACGCGCTTTTGAACAAGCCGAGCTGGATCACTATCGACTCGGTGCTGGGAAAATTGAGCGGCACTCCGATAGGAGCTAGCGCCGTCGATACGATACTCAATCTTCAAGCGTACGATGGGAAAGGGGGACTTGCGACAAAACGGATGACTCTTCATGTTTTAAGAGTAAATCATCCCCCGGTTATCCTTTCAACGGCGCTCACGATAGCGCAGGAAGATTCGGTCTATAAATACAAGGTAACCGCGGCCGATCAAGATACCGTTGTGGGCGATAGTATCTCATACAGCCTCATTGCACATCCATCCTGGTTAACATTCAACGCTGTCACACACTGTTTTAGCGGTACACCGAGAGCCGTGGATGTCGGCGACACTCTGTTCTCGTTTAAACTCACAGATAGATTGGGCGCGTTCGCAACCCAAACCGATACGCTGCACGTGCACCACACGAATCACACGCCTCAGTTTGTCGGTACCGTTACCGACACAACCGTTGTAGAGGATCAAAGCTATAGGGCCTCTGTTTGGGCAACGGATCAAGACAGTGCGTTGTTTGGGGACAAAGTACATTACCGGCTCCTCAAACCGGCATGGATGGCAATTGATAGCACAACGGGAATATTCGGCGGCACGCCGCATGTGCAAAATGTTTTTGACTCGGCCGTTGTCCTCCAGGCTTACGACAATCACGGTGGGATGGCACAACAACAATATACTTTGCACATTACTCGGATTAATCATTCGCCGACACTCTCTTCTTCGCCGGTTTTTACCGCGCATGAAGATACCCTGTATCGGTATCAAGTCGTTGCGTATGACCCTGACACTTTGATCGGTCAAGTATTAGCCTATACGCTGACGCAAAAGCCAAGCTGGCTGTCGGTGTCCTCCGGCGGGTTAGTCTCCGGCATACCGCGCGGAATAAATGTCGGCGACACGACCGTCACTGTAAAAGTAAGTGATGGAAACGGCGGCGTCGTAAATCAAAGCTATCATCTTGCAGTGATTCATACCAATCACAATCCGTATTTTGTTTCGGCGATTGACAGCATGGCGACGGAAGATTCTTTGTATCTTTATGCTGCAACAGCGAGAGATCAAGACAGCGCCTTGTTTGGGGATAAGGTTCATTATAAACTTATAACCAAACCGAGCTGGATCGCCATCGACAGCGTCACTGGCTTACTTTCGGGAATTCCTTCCGGTAAGAATGTACGGGACACGGTAGTCTGTATCCTCGCATACGATAACAGCGGTGGGACAGCCACGCAGCAGTTTATTCTCCGTGTCACCCATGTCAACCACCCACCGCAATTTGACATCTTTCCGGCCGATAGCGCTGTGGAGGACTCTATGTATTACACCGTTGCCGGAGCGACGGATCAAGATTCGTTACTGTGGGGGGACATAGACAGTTTTGGCATACTGCAAAGTCCGAGTTGGCTGGTGATTGATTCAGTCAAAGGAATTATCCATGGGATACCAAGACTTGTGAGAAGTAGTTCTTCTCTCGCCAGTCAAACTGTTAATGCGCGTGTACAGCAAATTCTTGACAAAACAAAGACCATCAAGCACTACGCTGCAAAGCCAAAGACAAAAAGGGCGCAAATATTAGGAATCGCGGGAACCAATATCTACCTGGATTTTCCAGTGACTATTGCCGTTTGGGATACTAGAGGAGGAGCTAGCGAATATAGTTATGATCTGACGGTGAGGCATACGAATCATCCGCCAGGATTCTTCGTTTTCCCCGACTCGACGGCGGTAGAGGATTCGCTCTATACAACGGTAGTTCGGGCAAGCGATATCGATTCTGCGATGTTCGGCGACATTGTACACTATCGTTTTGTTTCGAAACCTCCCTGGATATCCATCGATTCTGTTACGGGGATCATAACAGGCACACCCCATGGCCCAGATCTCGTTGATACCACAAAAATTATCGCTCAAGCATATGACGGAAAGGGTGGAGTAACTTCGTACCAATATGGAGTTCATATCAGGCATGTGAACCATCCGCCGGTATTTGTCTCACCACCCGTGACTAACGGAGTGGAGGATTCATTGTATGTTTACAGAGCATCTGCTATCGACTCTGATTCGCTCTTATGGGGGGACAGGGTGAGTTATGCAGTCGTTACAGCGCCGAGCTTTCTCTCGATAGATTCGACGAGCGGGATTATCGCTGGTATACCAGCTCTAGTCCTCGATTCTCTTGCGATGAAATCCGGAAAAGCGTCGACGGGGAAGCAGAGCCGCGGAGGTGTAATGCACACCAGTGTTGTAAAGTTCATTCCTGCGGTATCGCGTGCGGCGAAGAAGTCCGTCGCCGGCGCGCGTGCCGTGATGGATTCATCGCAATACCGAACATTTCCAGTCAGTATATCTGCCAGCGATGGAAAAGGGGGGATTGCGCTGCAGAGCTTCACCCTGGCAGTTCTTCACACCGATCACGCGCCGGTATTTACAAGCGCTCCTGATTCAGTTGCCACGGAAGACTCGTTGTACCGTTATCAATATTCCGTGTATGACAGGGACGCTGCGTTGTTTGGCGACACTATGACGGTGACGACGACAATCCGTCCCTCTTGGCTGCACCATGATTCCGTGCAACACGTGCTGACTGGAATTCCCTACGGAAGATTGGCCGCCGATACCATCGTAGAGCTCGTCGTCGCCGACAATCACGGCCTTTCAACGACTCAGCATTTTATCGTGCATGTCGCCAACGTTAATCATCCACCTCAAATCCTTTCTGCGCCTGACACCATTGCGCTGGCAGATTCAATGTACCGGTACGTGGTCACAGCAGTAGATTCCGATGCGATCTTTGGGAGGGATTCCATTTCCTACAAAGAACTATTTGGCCCGCAATGGCTGCATATGAAAAACGACACTCTCATAGGATTGCCGGTAAACGCAAATGCAGGAGACAGCATGGTAGCGATCTTGGTCTCGGACAAGCATGGGAGTACCGTACAGCAGGTGTGGAAAATAGCCGTGCTCCCGATGGTGCTTCCGCCGACAGCTTTTCAGCTGGTCAATACGTTTCATGCAGACAGCCTGACGATAAATTATGGCAAAGCCCTCACGCTGAACTGGCAGCCCTCTCATGGGCATGATCCAGGCGACACGGTCCGGTATGCGTTGAAGTTGTGGGGAGGACGCATCGATACGACGATCAGCGGGATAGCGGACACGGTGTTCAGTTCTTCGTCGATGATGAAGAAACTGTTGCCGCGCACACATTATGCATGGACAGTCTCTGCCGCGGTCAACGGCCGGACTGCGGTATGGTCGAAAGACACCGTGCAATTTTTTACGTCGGGGTCCATCGTCTATGCCGAGGGGCAGGCGTCGCAGATCCCACAGGATTATGTTCTGTACCAGAATTATCCCAATCCGTTTAATCCATCGACAACCATTCGGTACGGAATTCCCGAACTGAGCAATGTCTCGGTCAAAGTGTATAATATCTTAGGCCAGGTTGTCGCAACGCTCGTCCATGAAGTTCAGCAGCCGCAGTTTTACGAATATCGATGGAATCCGAACCATGCCGCTTCGGGAGTTTATATTGTCGTCATTAATGCACAGAGCTTGATTTCACCGACAAAAACCTATCGCAGCATCAAAAAAGCACTCTACGTAAAATAA
- a CDS encoding glycosyltransferase family 4 protein produces MNILYITHFFPPELNGGARRVSDLASEWVKQGNGVTVATGFPTHPTGIVPSRYKHRWLAEEIHDGVRVLRAKKFNVPNKGFLPRILNHVSSALSAFLVGIFHNDAYDVVIATSPPLFMGFSGVLLKFFKNVPLVFEVRDLWPQQAIDLGIIQNSLLIWLSRKLEHFFYSSADHIVVVTEASRRTLIGQKVPSSKISVIRNGVNIDAFRSPSVQNMKIEFSIKDKILVTYGGTFGLSQGLHSILEAAKRFSDAGIDRFHFLFAGDGVERDSMISYVRTNNLHNVIILPTQPFERMESFYRSSDVHIVPLRKLPLFSHTIPSKIYEIMACGGAMVCMVDGECRSIIEEASAGVFVEPENVDQLCSCLLKLDRDTITAFKSLGENGRVWVEKNCDRKKQANLYSKLLKGLVSRRYD; encoded by the coding sequence ATGAACATTCTGTATATCACGCATTTTTTCCCCCCCGAATTGAACGGTGGAGCCCGCCGGGTAAGCGATCTCGCGTCGGAATGGGTGAAACAGGGGAATGGTGTTACGGTCGCAACGGGTTTTCCTACACATCCGACCGGGATTGTGCCGTCACGATACAAACACCGGTGGCTGGCGGAAGAAATTCATGACGGCGTCCGTGTGCTTCGGGCGAAGAAGTTCAATGTGCCGAACAAGGGATTTTTACCGAGAATTCTCAACCACGTCAGTTCAGCGCTTTCGGCTTTCCTGGTGGGAATATTTCATAACGACGCCTACGACGTCGTTATCGCGACGTCGCCACCGCTGTTCATGGGATTTTCAGGCGTACTTCTGAAATTCTTCAAGAACGTTCCTTTGGTTTTCGAAGTTCGGGATCTCTGGCCGCAGCAGGCAATTGATCTGGGCATCATTCAGAATTCGCTACTCATCTGGCTCTCTCGAAAATTAGAGCATTTCTTCTATTCGAGCGCAGACCACATTGTTGTGGTAACCGAAGCCAGCAGGAGAACGCTGATCGGTCAAAAAGTCCCTTCATCGAAGATCTCAGTGATAAGAAATGGCGTCAATATTGATGCATTTCGTTCACCAAGCGTCCAGAACATGAAGATCGAATTCTCGATCAAGGACAAAATTCTCGTTACGTACGGCGGAACATTCGGTTTGTCACAAGGCCTGCACAGTATCCTGGAGGCTGCAAAACGATTCTCCGATGCCGGGATCGACAGATTTCATTTTCTCTTTGCAGGCGACGGTGTAGAAAGGGATTCGATGATCTCGTACGTCCGAACGAACAATCTGCATAATGTGATCATTCTCCCAACTCAACCGTTCGAGAGGATGGAGAGCTTTTACCGATCGTCGGACGTTCATATCGTCCCTTTAAGAAAACTTCCCCTGTTCAGTCACACGATACCCTCGAAGATTTACGAAATTATGGCATGCGGCGGGGCTATGGTATGCATGGTTGACGGTGAATGCCGTTCCATTATTGAAGAAGCAAGCGCGGGCGTTTTTGTTGAGCCTGAAAATGTCGACCAACTCTGTTCTTGTTTGCTCAAGCTCGACAGAGATACGATCACCGCTTTCAAGTCCTTAGGCGAAAATGGACGGGTTTGGGTCGAGAAGAACTGCGATAGGAAGAAACAGGCGAACCTCTATTCAAAACTCTTAAAAGGCCTTGTTTCGAGGCGTTATGACTAA
- a CDS encoding capsule assembly Wzi family protein produces the protein MHGEILSLLLWSTFVYSQTVYLPATHEVYNFLDKMAAKHIIVGYRDAVKPLSRQSVARFLLQTDSLKNDLTTVEREQLKFYKEEFYEELKNIGYDREIDGRWHFYNLQSESMRMMIDLVGSASNDHMANGTVFHTFANGLFAYGYVGNAVGAYFYYHDTHDGGSYVSTLGPQSPLRPLSPLTAVVPSASTIGANGTATAYDYDVFNAQVNADFGFVTFTLEQMQNVWGAGENGNIILSTKSPAFPQLKMRARLSKDIDFTYIHGWLFSGITDSSQTYDTQYYGARPAYINKYIAANMLEFTPWNGVNIAVGQSEIYGGPGREPELLYLIPIMFFKSAEHYLNNQDNSQIFFNIKLTAVRNFDFYVPLFIDEFSTATFLSPTKNRNQLGFTLGGNAYDLFYHDTRINIEYTRINPWVYNHEYAEDTYQNHGVNLGDWIGQNADLFAMSVYHRPVYNLELGLKFQSLRKGGKESTYYQYGFGDPGFLYGPITKQQSVGIVGTFQPLRDLYVDFHALCTRFTTQMTPSTTDNTVIPGYNEFLSNPFDYVLGQSFSGKYDFLLGIRYNWY, from the coding sequence ATGCACGGAGAGATTCTTTCGTTGCTGCTGTGGAGTACGTTTGTATATTCTCAAACAGTCTATTTGCCTGCGACGCACGAAGTCTACAATTTTCTCGACAAGATGGCTGCAAAGCATATTATTGTGGGATACCGCGATGCGGTCAAACCTCTGTCCCGGCAGTCCGTCGCCAGGTTTCTCCTCCAGACTGATAGTCTAAAAAACGACCTGACGACGGTGGAAAGGGAACAGTTGAAGTTCTACAAAGAAGAATTCTACGAAGAGCTTAAAAATATCGGCTACGATCGTGAGATAGACGGACGTTGGCATTTCTATAATCTTCAAAGTGAATCAATGCGGATGATGATCGACCTTGTTGGTTCGGCGTCGAACGACCATATGGCAAACGGAACAGTTTTTCACACTTTTGCCAATGGATTGTTCGCCTATGGATATGTCGGAAATGCCGTCGGCGCATATTTTTATTATCACGACACCCATGACGGAGGGTCGTACGTTAGTACCTTGGGCCCGCAATCTCCGCTTCGGCCGCTTTCTCCGTTGACCGCCGTTGTTCCGTCCGCCTCGACGATCGGAGCAAACGGTACGGCCACGGCGTATGATTACGATGTGTTCAATGCCCAGGTGAACGCCGATTTTGGCTTTGTAACCTTTACACTCGAGCAAATGCAGAACGTGTGGGGTGCGGGCGAGAACGGTAATATAATTCTCTCGACCAAGTCTCCCGCATTCCCGCAATTGAAGATGCGTGCGCGGCTGAGTAAGGACATTGATTTTACATACATCCATGGCTGGCTCTTCTCCGGGATAACAGATTCATCGCAAACGTACGATACCCAGTACTATGGAGCGCGCCCGGCGTATATCAATAAGTACATCGCGGCGAACATGCTGGAGTTCACTCCCTGGAATGGCGTCAACATCGCTGTCGGGCAATCGGAGATTTATGGAGGTCCCGGGCGTGAACCGGAATTATTGTATCTCATACCAATAATGTTCTTTAAATCCGCCGAACACTATCTGAACAACCAGGATAATTCTCAGATATTTTTCAATATTAAGCTAACCGCCGTAAGAAATTTCGATTTCTACGTTCCTCTCTTTATTGATGAATTTTCGACCGCGACGTTTCTTAGCCCCACTAAAAATCGGAATCAACTGGGGTTTACGTTAGGGGGTAATGCGTACGACCTCTTCTACCATGACACAAGAATCAACATCGAATATACTCGTATCAATCCGTGGGTCTATAATCACGAGTATGCCGAGGATACGTATCAAAATCATGGCGTGAATTTGGGCGATTGGATCGGGCAGAACGCCGACCTCTTCGCGATGAGCGTCTATCATCGCCCTGTGTATAATCTAGAGCTCGGGCTGAAATTTCAGTCGCTGAGAAAAGGGGGAAAGGAGTCTACGTATTACCAGTACGGGTTCGGCGATCCAGGGTTCTTATACGGCCCGATCACCAAACAACAATCAGTCGGTATTGTGGGCACGTTCCAGCCGTTACGCGACCTGTATGTTGATTTTCACGCGTTGTGCACGCGATTCACGACACAGATGACGCCTTCGACGACGGATAACACCGTGATCCCCGGCTATAATGAGTTCTTAAGCAACCCCTTTGATTACGTGCTCGGCCAAAGTTTTTCCGGAAAATACGATTTCTTGCTTGGGATTCGCTACAACTGGTATTGA